In one Oligoflexus sp. genomic region, the following are encoded:
- a CDS encoding 7TM diverse intracellular signaling domain-containing protein, producing the protein MSGFCRSRPLVWPVCLVILLLFSTHLLADEPPTFVIESETFSIQQANLYKLGIFDEELAEHDIVARMQKHEYELKDYYELQNHRRSYWMYIVDNKSGKPQRIFISFSLQFPQTKAWIFEGDHLRSFDPVRTVADVLSTQVPPGRSYIVAMRLSGGELKGKASIVNISDFNTFMQKVKIQQHVSAGVFGAVAIMILYNLGMLFFFRRTYFLYYAIYSAAALHALAIFNGYTVWNLSELGVVLGISGCALLQFCNSSLSLPTSHPRLYRVSLGFMAYSLVFAVYVWFTASWAVIALSMPIVLAYSLFVSLRRALRGYQPAIYMTIGWSIFLVTICLTVLSIQFPRFGYFSHMSFLGFVSELCFFSFAIGQKVRNAEQIALKEHKHAFNQLKKVFYPHQIEQIKAGRELEDTMPTGRSEACVINFDIIGSSKLPPSLAKSFIEASIKGCVSIINESYNSEDLQSTGYRIKEVGDGFLCSVGYPFKTPKGMDAVELSIDLALRFVSIFQSHVDVLQNQYPIYCSIGVARDYLEGYFPKVGTIEYDVFGRAIILATRYQSFRKQLFPNSVPGHIITVHERIFERLPHSLQQIFTRLDLRKEHMSIRDDLNANVVYYRIISGSEASAGPKLAI; encoded by the coding sequence ATGAGTGGCTTTTGCCGCTCAAGGCCTCTGGTTTGGCCTGTCTGCCTTGTCATACTCCTTCTCTTCAGCACTCATCTTTTGGCGGACGAACCTCCCACCTTCGTCATTGAAAGCGAAACATTTAGCATTCAACAGGCCAACCTCTATAAGCTCGGCATCTTTGATGAGGAGTTGGCAGAGCATGATATTGTCGCGCGTATGCAAAAGCATGAATACGAACTCAAGGACTACTATGAGCTGCAGAATCACAGACGCTCCTACTGGATGTATATAGTCGATAACAAGAGCGGAAAGCCCCAGAGAATCTTTATCAGTTTCTCCTTACAGTTCCCGCAAACCAAAGCCTGGATTTTTGAAGGAGACCATCTTCGGTCCTTTGATCCGGTAAGAACAGTCGCGGATGTTTTATCCACTCAGGTCCCTCCCGGGCGATCATATATTGTAGCCATGAGGCTCAGCGGCGGAGAACTCAAGGGCAAGGCATCCATTGTCAATATCTCTGACTTCAATACCTTCATGCAAAAAGTCAAAATCCAGCAGCATGTATCCGCCGGAGTCTTCGGCGCCGTCGCTATCATGATTCTCTACAATCTGGGCATGCTCTTCTTCTTTCGGCGAACCTATTTTCTTTACTATGCCATCTATAGTGCCGCGGCGCTTCATGCCCTTGCTATTTTTAATGGCTATACTGTTTGGAACTTGTCAGAATTGGGTGTCGTGCTGGGAATATCAGGCTGTGCCCTGCTCCAATTCTGTAACAGCTCGCTCTCACTGCCGACCAGTCATCCGCGCCTCTATCGTGTGTCCCTCGGGTTCATGGCCTACAGCCTTGTCTTCGCAGTCTATGTCTGGTTTACCGCAAGTTGGGCTGTGATCGCGCTGAGCATGCCGATAGTCCTGGCCTACAGTCTTTTCGTTTCACTCAGACGAGCCTTGCGAGGCTATCAGCCAGCCATCTACATGACCATAGGCTGGAGCATATTCCTGGTAACGATCTGTCTGACTGTGCTCAGCATCCAGTTTCCCAGATTTGGCTACTTCTCGCACATGAGCTTTCTGGGCTTTGTTTCTGAACTTTGCTTTTTCTCCTTTGCTATTGGTCAAAAAGTGAGAAACGCGGAACAGATCGCTCTCAAAGAACACAAGCATGCCTTCAATCAGCTGAAGAAGGTTTTCTATCCCCACCAGATCGAACAGATCAAAGCCGGCAGAGAGTTGGAAGACACGATGCCCACCGGCAGGAGCGAGGCCTGCGTGATCAATTTTGATATCATCGGCAGCTCAAAGCTGCCTCCTTCACTGGCCAAGAGCTTCATCGAGGCGTCCATCAAAGGCTGCGTTTCCATCATCAATGAATCGTATAATTCAGAAGATTTGCAGTCCACGGGCTATCGTATTAAAGAAGTGGGCGACGGATTTCTGTGTTCGGTGGGATACCCCTTCAAAACACCCAAGGGCATGGATGCTGTGGAACTATCCATAGACTTGGCCCTGCGTTTTGTCTCCATCTTCCAAAGTCATGTTGATGTTCTGCAGAATCAATACCCGATCTACTGTTCCATAGGCGTAGCGCGGGACTATCTGGAAGGATACTTTCCCAAGGTCGGAACAATCGAATATGATGTTTTTGGCCGAGCGATCATCCTGGCCACTCGTTACCAGTCCTTTCGTAAGCAGCTGTTTCCGAATTCAGTGCCGGGACATATTATTACAGTCCATGAGAGAATTTTCGAACGTCTGCCGCATTCCCTGCAGCAAATTTTCACCAGGCTGGATCTGCGCAAGGAGCATATGAGCATCCGGGATGACCTGAATGCCAACGTCGTCTATTACAGGATTATTAGCGGCTCGGAAGCCTCCGCGGGGCCGAAGCTGGCCATCTGA
- a CDS encoding alpha/beta hydrolase, with protein MQAFVASRDGVEIFYELSGQGTEALVFVHGWLGQGSWWEAQRKVFEAHYRVVQMDLAGHGRSGKDRKTWSVASFADDIAAVVQHAGLNACHLIGHSMSGSNVIAAAQLLGSRVHSIILVDTLLDLDDMPSLEAVQPLFAGLKTDYQATMDHAFAQFLLVPASPAAVRERLQNEMGAADPALAVAVLEPFYRTDIRPQAAALQLPVRAINADMRPTNATVNRKYFKNFDFKVLAGVGHYPMLEKPEEFNTLLQETLRELHE; from the coding sequence ATGCAAGCATTCGTAGCGTCACGGGATGGAGTTGAAATTTTCTACGAGCTGTCAGGCCAGGGCACCGAGGCTTTGGTCTTCGTTCATGGCTGGCTGGGTCAAGGATCCTGGTGGGAAGCTCAAAGGAAGGTTTTTGAAGCACACTATCGCGTTGTGCAAATGGATCTGGCAGGACATGGGCGCTCTGGGAAAGACCGAAAAACCTGGTCGGTCGCGAGCTTTGCTGACGACATTGCGGCCGTGGTGCAGCATGCTGGACTGAATGCCTGCCATCTGATCGGGCATTCGATGTCCGGTTCCAACGTCATCGCCGCAGCCCAACTGCTCGGGTCTCGTGTCCACTCGATCATTCTTGTCGATACCTTGCTGGATCTTGATGACATGCCGAGCCTCGAAGCCGTTCAGCCCCTGTTCGCAGGTTTGAAAACAGATTATCAGGCGACCATGGATCATGCTTTCGCGCAGTTTCTCCTGGTTCCCGCGTCTCCAGCGGCTGTGCGCGAACGGCTTCAAAACGAGATGGGTGCGGCGGATCCAGCACTCGCGGTGGCCGTGCTGGAACCCTTCTATCGAACGGATATTCGTCCTCAAGCCGCAGCGCTTCAGCTGCCGGTTCGCGCTATCAATGCCGACATGAGGCCAACAAACGCGACGGTGAATCGAAAGTATTTCAAGAACTTTGACTTCAAGGTGTTGGCTGGCGTCGGACATTATCCGATGCTGGAAAAACCCGAAGAGTTCAATACGCTCCTGCAGGAAACCTTGCGGGAACTGCATGAATAG
- a CDS encoding ATP-binding protein: MKWLFILLLNLQAMAMAEPTIALQSPSWFDKVRYLRFGNEKLLTLADPVLDLSRLKDDEYWYVDGKVWFFPGEFLPPDELLQPGAWEKILAQRKPLLLDANNSWFQNSRNPADVNYGSYVLQVRSPAPRRLAFGAYNVYHPARFYIVDKRKVREIRSFGNPDPDPDRNHQQSVMCCPLNFFDVDTDFFIITHASTPVSDTSKTTNFSGFFIGPETYLFQEMRNTFALIGCLIGCFFLAGTFYGFIYSFRRRDRSSLYLSLFASLAFLLAVQTFVDLPLDPKHIGKLWTFLNLLAMACLQLFILEKIREFIQPKTQRLCITAILGGCLAGQLTSILSLDDISGLIYLILMLGNTVLMGLVVAMGLRHRINGTLFFGAGAAVCSLFQYSIIHISIFKLNEDPGNAVTLANLAMVLALALVNAKDFALTYQASERMRQDLQVLLEEVQEKEQARTLFFQNTSHELRTPLNGIIGFMQLLTQGRYGKIPEAAEVQLQKCIRLAISLKNQVNSILDLAKSKKGRLTLSNSSIAIKDLIDETEDLAAGLLLKRNDFSFQCNCEWQTLLSQFIGDREKIATILRNLVGNAFKFADPVRPNAVALTITRDGGWLHIIVSDTGIGIPIDYQDKIFEEFKQVADDSRRAYEGSGLGLAIVREFVKLMGGDIRLESEQGKGSRFFVSLPEQKEIHLQKPTEIALGHLEPKTRMTPAVAVPSNLPVNAVKGHVLVVDDNEMNCDVLRDVLQHQGFQVSAVLDGQEALRFMRREHPDLLLLDMMMPLFSGEDVIKAMKQDSLLQDIPVILITARASDDDRLFGLGLGADDYLAKPIHHEELLFRVQNLLQRLETRRKMVEAEEGLKPSQLGRLMNDFSHELKNAFQLYSFTSHDIPRACEKILRYLPIPLPEWQEASRLIASERMLLTASTQFSDLSFTDAHQEQSAILRSLRTSLDLVDIHAASRRKIWHLILSLSADQQEECEQVLYIVRNFLVMKNQTTFVMELVENILEYSKGSESPLNASTQAVLDAIIRLVRPRMLRLGIRLDVMGDDCTVTMSQGHMMQVMLNLVSNAMDAVANLGSDQKWIRISVSETEGKAVISCASGGGSARKDSLAFERLIQKAQGSLEINSQSPYPEIVFRIPSIRMQEYKRSG; this comes from the coding sequence ATGAAGTGGCTATTCATACTGCTTCTCAACCTCCAAGCCATGGCCATGGCTGAGCCGACAATTGCGTTGCAGTCACCCTCATGGTTTGACAAAGTCCGCTATCTTAGATTTGGCAATGAAAAGCTCCTGACCCTCGCAGATCCCGTGCTTGACCTCTCCCGTTTGAAAGACGACGAATACTGGTATGTCGACGGAAAAGTCTGGTTCTTTCCCGGGGAATTCCTACCGCCCGATGAACTTCTACAGCCCGGAGCTTGGGAGAAAATCCTTGCCCAGAGAAAGCCTCTCCTTCTGGACGCGAACAACAGTTGGTTCCAAAACTCTCGGAATCCGGCAGACGTCAACTATGGCAGCTATGTGCTTCAGGTCAGGTCGCCTGCCCCCCGACGGCTGGCGTTTGGTGCCTATAACGTCTATCATCCGGCCCGCTTCTATATTGTTGACAAAAGGAAGGTTCGGGAAATTCGCAGCTTCGGCAATCCAGACCCGGATCCTGATAGGAATCACCAACAAAGCGTGATGTGCTGTCCTCTGAATTTCTTTGATGTTGATACCGACTTTTTTATCATCACTCACGCTTCCACGCCCGTCTCCGACACTTCAAAGACCACCAATTTCTCGGGTTTTTTTATCGGGCCCGAGACCTATCTCTTTCAAGAGATGCGCAATACCTTTGCGCTGATCGGCTGTTTGATCGGTTGCTTCTTTCTTGCGGGAACTTTCTATGGCTTTATCTACTCGTTCCGGCGGCGGGATCGGTCCTCGCTGTACTTGAGTCTGTTTGCCTCACTGGCCTTTCTCCTTGCAGTCCAAACTTTCGTCGATCTGCCGTTGGATCCGAAACACATCGGCAAACTCTGGACCTTTCTAAATCTGCTGGCCATGGCCTGTCTGCAACTCTTCATACTCGAAAAAATCAGGGAGTTCATCCAGCCAAAAACCCAAAGGCTCTGTATCACAGCCATCTTGGGCGGCTGCCTGGCAGGGCAATTGACATCCATTCTCTCTCTGGATGACATCTCTGGCCTCATTTACCTCATACTGATGCTGGGCAATACAGTTCTGATGGGTCTTGTGGTCGCGATGGGCCTTCGGCATCGCATCAATGGAACCCTGTTTTTCGGCGCTGGCGCAGCTGTTTGCAGCCTATTTCAGTACTCGATTATTCACATCAGCATCTTTAAATTGAACGAGGATCCCGGCAATGCCGTAACACTCGCGAACCTCGCCATGGTTTTGGCCCTGGCCCTCGTCAATGCCAAAGACTTTGCCCTGACCTATCAGGCCTCCGAACGGATGCGACAGGACCTGCAGGTGCTCCTGGAGGAAGTCCAGGAGAAGGAGCAGGCTCGTACTCTATTCTTTCAAAACACGTCCCACGAACTCAGGACGCCTCTCAACGGCATCATTGGTTTCATGCAGCTACTGACGCAAGGCCGCTACGGAAAAATACCGGAGGCAGCCGAAGTCCAACTCCAGAAATGTATTCGACTCGCGATCAGCCTGAAGAATCAGGTGAACTCCATTCTCGATCTGGCGAAATCGAAGAAGGGCCGACTCACTCTCAGCAATAGTTCCATAGCCATCAAAGATCTGATCGACGAGACCGAGGATTTGGCTGCGGGACTCTTGCTGAAGCGCAATGATTTCAGCTTTCAATGCAACTGCGAGTGGCAAACTCTCCTCTCGCAATTTATTGGCGATCGGGAGAAGATCGCTACGATCCTCCGCAACCTCGTCGGCAACGCCTTTAAGTTCGCGGATCCTGTTCGTCCCAATGCAGTGGCACTCACCATCACGCGCGATGGCGGATGGCTCCATATTATTGTCAGCGATACGGGCATAGGCATACCCATCGACTATCAGGATAAAATATTCGAGGAATTCAAGCAGGTCGCGGATGATTCCCGCCGGGCTTATGAAGGCAGCGGTCTCGGCCTGGCCATCGTCCGCGAGTTTGTGAAGCTGATGGGCGGAGACATTCGATTGGAATCCGAGCAGGGCAAAGGCAGCCGCTTCTTCGTCTCGCTACCGGAACAAAAAGAGATTCACCTGCAGAAGCCGACCGAGATCGCCTTGGGCCATCTTGAACCTAAAACCAGGATGACCCCGGCAGTTGCCGTCCCCAGCAATCTTCCGGTCAACGCAGTGAAGGGGCACGTCCTGGTCGTGGATGATAACGAAATGAACTGCGATGTGCTAAGGGACGTGCTTCAGCATCAAGGTTTCCAGGTTAGCGCAGTGCTCGACGGTCAGGAAGCTCTCCGTTTTATGCGGCGGGAACACCCCGATCTCCTGCTCCTCGATATGATGATGCCGCTTTTCTCGGGCGAAGATGTGATCAAGGCCATGAAGCAGGATAGCCTGCTTCAGGACATTCCTGTGATCCTCATCACGGCACGGGCCAGTGATGATGATAGGCTCTTCGGCCTTGGTTTGGGTGCCGATGACTATCTTGCCAAACCGATTCATCACGAAGAACTTTTGTTCCGCGTGCAAAACCTTCTACAGCGCCTGGAAACCAGGCGAAAGATGGTCGAAGCAGAAGAAGGCCTAAAACCAAGTCAGCTGGGTCGCCTGATGAATGACTTCAGCCATGAGTTGAAGAATGCCTTTCAGCTTTATAGTTTCACCAGCCACGATATTCCGCGGGCCTGCGAAAAGATTCTGCGCTATCTGCCGATTCCCCTTCCGGAATGGCAGGAAGCAAGTCGGCTGATCGCCAGCGAGCGCATGCTCCTGACTGCATCCACGCAGTTTTCTGATCTGAGTTTCACCGATGCGCACCAGGAACAATCTGCGATCCTCAGGTCGCTGCGAACCAGCCTGGACCTTGTGGATATTCATGCGGCGTCTCGCAGGAAGATCTGGCATCTGATTCTCAGTCTATCAGCCGATCAGCAGGAGGAGTGCGAGCAGGTATTGTATATAGTCCGCAACTTCCTGGTGATGAAGAATCAAACCACCTTTGTCATGGAATTGGTGGAAAACATTCTGGAATATTCCAAAGGCAGTGAAAGCCCCTTGAATGCATCCACCCAGGCAGTCCTGGATGCCATCATCCGCCTCGTGCGTCCTCGCATGCTGCGACTGGGAATCCGCCTGGACGTTATGGGGGACGACTGTACTGTTACCATGAGCCAGGGGCACATGATGCAGGTGATGCTGAATCTGGTTTCCAATGCCATGGATGCCGTAGCAAATCTTGGATCGGATCAAAAGTGGATACGCATCAGCGTGTCGGAAACGGAAGGCAAAGCCGTAATCAGCTGCGCCAGCGGCGGTGGATCAGCCCGCAAGGATTCCTTGGCATTCGAACGCCTGATTCAAAAAGCCCAAGGTTCGCTGGAAATTAACAGTCAATCACCGTATCCAGAAATTGTTTTCAGAATACCATCCATCAGGATGCAAGAATATAAAAGATCCGGCTAG